One genomic segment of Streptomyces sp. TLI_146 includes these proteins:
- a CDS encoding DoxX family protein, with amino-acid sequence MASPTFPSALHTERAKPYVLGLFRIVTGFLFACHGAASLFGWFGGAAGTGGTLETGAWPNWYAAAIQLVGGVLIMAGLFTRSAAFLSSGSMAYAYFDVHQSGALLPLQNGGENAAMFSWVFLLLVFTGPGALALDQLLGRRSRAALPQADAATAPTAPAGTAR; translated from the coding sequence ATGGCTTCCCCCACGTTCCCCTCCGCTCTGCACACCGAGCGCGCCAAGCCCTACGTCCTGGGCCTGTTCCGCATCGTCACCGGCTTCCTCTTCGCCTGCCACGGCGCCGCCTCGCTCTTCGGCTGGTTCGGCGGCGCGGCCGGTACTGGCGGCACCCTGGAGACCGGCGCCTGGCCCAACTGGTACGCGGCCGCCATCCAGCTCGTCGGCGGCGTGCTGATCATGGCCGGACTCTTCACCCGCTCCGCCGCCTTCCTCTCCTCGGGCTCCATGGCGTACGCCTACTTCGACGTCCACCAGTCCGGCGCGCTGCTCCCCCTCCAGAACGGCGGCGAGAACGCCGCGATGTTCAGCTGGGTCTTCCTGCTGCTCGTCTTCACCGGCCCCGGCGCCCTCGCCCTCGACCAGCTGCTCGGCCGCCGCTCCCGCGCCGCGCTGCCGCAGGCCGACGCCGCCACGGCCCCGACCGCCCCGGCGGGCACGGCGCGCTGA
- a CDS encoding alkaline phosphatase D family protein, producing MAGLRLGPLLRYVDGGSGTSATLWVEADRPCTAEARCPDGAGGSSRTFQIAGHHYALIPVTGLAPGTATPYEVLLDGRRVWPPEHSAFPPSVIRTPAPGTAPLRVAFGSCRWAAPPKGERDPAGPDALDTLATTLAARLTADPDAERPDVLLLLGDQVYADSVSRATRRWLAARRDLADPPGAQVGDYDEYTRLYDESWGDPEVRWLLSTVPSCMIFDDHDVIDDWNTSAAWLAEMRATPWWSERLVGGLMSYWVYQHLGNLPPAELAADPLYAAVRGSPDGTEALRRFAAGAGTDPAAVRWSYRRDLGRVRLLMVDSRAARVLDEQKRAMLDEAEADWVREQVLDGTGPYDHLLIGTSLPWLLPPLVHDAEGWNAALCRGERGPRWARFGEKVRRRADLEHWAAFPSSFSGLAELIARAGTGPGAPATVCVLSGDVHHAYLAEPLWPTGGPDARVLQLTCSPVHNSVPAMLRAAFRFGWSRWGRRLGRALARHGRLGAPPVRWRRTGGPWFGNQLMTLTLTGRTARLRLDQARAGRGGAARLVTVLDEDLTP from the coding sequence ATGGCGGGACTGCGCCTGGGACCACTGCTGCGGTACGTCGACGGCGGGTCCGGCACGTCGGCCACGCTCTGGGTGGAGGCGGACCGGCCCTGCACGGCCGAGGCGCGCTGCCCGGACGGCGCCGGTGGCTCCTCCCGTACGTTCCAGATCGCCGGGCACCACTACGCGCTGATCCCGGTGACCGGCCTCGCCCCGGGCACCGCCACCCCGTACGAGGTCCTGCTCGACGGGCGGCGGGTGTGGCCGCCCGAGCACTCCGCCTTTCCCCCGTCCGTGATCCGCACGCCCGCGCCCGGCACGGCCCCGCTGCGCGTCGCCTTCGGGTCCTGCCGCTGGGCCGCCCCGCCCAAGGGCGAGCGCGACCCCGCCGGGCCGGACGCCCTGGACACGCTCGCCACCACTCTCGCCGCACGCCTGACCGCCGACCCGGACGCCGAACGGCCCGACGTCCTGCTGCTCCTCGGCGACCAGGTGTACGCCGACTCCGTCTCGCGGGCGACCCGCCGCTGGCTCGCCGCCCGGCGCGATCTGGCGGATCCGCCGGGGGCGCAGGTCGGGGACTACGACGAGTACACCCGGCTCTACGACGAGTCGTGGGGCGACCCCGAGGTGCGCTGGCTGCTCTCCACCGTGCCGAGCTGCATGATCTTCGACGACCACGACGTGATCGACGACTGGAACACCAGCGCCGCCTGGCTGGCCGAGATGCGCGCCACCCCGTGGTGGTCGGAGCGGCTGGTCGGCGGGCTGATGTCGTACTGGGTGTACCAGCACCTCGGCAACCTCCCGCCCGCCGAGCTCGCCGCCGATCCGCTGTACGCGGCGGTGCGCGGCAGCCCCGACGGGACGGAAGCGCTCCGCCGGTTCGCGGCCGGGGCGGGCACCGACCCGGCCGCCGTGCGCTGGAGTTACCGCCGCGACCTCGGGCGCGTACGGCTGCTGATGGTGGACAGCCGGGCCGCCCGGGTCCTGGACGAGCAGAAGCGTGCGATGCTCGACGAGGCGGAGGCCGACTGGGTGCGGGAGCAGGTGCTCGACGGGACCGGCCCCTACGACCACCTGCTGATCGGGACCTCGCTGCCGTGGCTGCTGCCGCCGCTCGTCCATGACGCGGAGGGCTGGAACGCGGCGCTGTGCCGGGGCGAGCGCGGCCCGCGCTGGGCGCGGTTCGGCGAGAAGGTGCGCCGCCGGGCCGATCTGGAGCACTGGGCGGCCTTCCCGTCCTCCTTCTCCGGGCTCGCGGAGCTGATCGCCCGCGCGGGCACCGGACCGGGGGCGCCCGCCACGGTCTGCGTGCTCTCCGGCGATGTGCACCACGCCTACCTCGCGGAGCCGCTCTGGCCCACCGGCGGCCCGGACGCGCGCGTGCTCCAGCTGACCTGCTCGCCCGTCCACAACTCGGTGCCCGCGATGCTCCGGGCCGCCTTCCGCTTCGGGTGGAGCCGGTGGGGGCGGCGGCTCGGGCGGGCGCTGGCCCGGCACGGCCGCCTCGGCGCGCCGCCGGTGCGCTGGCGCCGGACGGGCGGCCCCTGGTTCGGGAACCAGCTGATGACGCTGACGCTGACCGGGCGCACGGCCCGGCTCCGGCTCGACCAGGCACGGGCGGGGCGCGGCGGGGCCGCCCGGCTGGTCACGGTCCTGGACGAGGACCTGACTCCGTAA
- a CDS encoding DedA family protein, which produces MLESVGSLTGSPWIYAVVTVSVLLDVFLPVLPSGVLVITAATSAAAGSTTAAGAPHAIRDVPDLLLLAACAAAASVLGDLVAYRLAWRGGARLDKAIARSRRLTRAQERLGAALSRGGGALVVIARFAPAGRSVVSLGAGAAHRTPKEFLPWSALAGVAWAGYSVGLGYFGGRWLGATWLGTGISVLALFAAGSLAAYVMRRPAQAAVAGPAA; this is translated from the coding sequence GTGCTGGAGAGTGTGGGGTCGCTGACCGGCAGCCCATGGATTTACGCCGTGGTGACTGTCTCCGTTCTCCTGGACGTGTTCCTCCCCGTCCTGCCCAGCGGGGTCCTGGTGATCACCGCCGCGACCTCCGCGGCGGCCGGTTCGACCACCGCGGCGGGCGCCCCGCACGCCATACGCGACGTGCCCGACCTGCTCCTCCTCGCCGCCTGCGCCGCCGCTGCCTCGGTGCTCGGCGACCTCGTCGCGTACCGCCTGGCCTGGCGCGGCGGGGCGCGGCTCGACAAGGCCATCGCCCGCTCCCGCCGGCTGACCCGCGCACAGGAACGTCTCGGCGCCGCGCTGAGCCGGGGCGGCGGCGCGCTCGTCGTCATCGCCCGGTTCGCCCCGGCGGGCCGGTCCGTGGTCTCGCTCGGCGCGGGCGCGGCGCACCGCACCCCCAAGGAGTTCCTGCCGTGGTCCGCCCTCGCCGGGGTGGCCTGGGCGGGCTACAGCGTCGGCCTCGGCTACTTCGGCGGGCGCTGGCTCGGCGCGACCTGGCTCGGCACGGGCATCTCCGTCCTCGCCCTGTTCGCGGCGGGCTCCCTCGCCGCCTACGTCATGCGCCGCCCGGCCCAGGCCGCGGTGGCCGGCCCGGCGGCCTGA
- a CDS encoding RNA-binding S4 domain-containing protein has product MAAADEVKAQGPKGPTAPAGPSEPVRIDSWIWSVRLTKTRSMAATACRAGHVQLNGERVKPAHTVKVGDEVRLRLEGRERIVVVSKVIRKRVGAAIAAETYVDNSPPPPARSDVLAAGVRDRGMGRPTKRDRREMERLRGL; this is encoded by the coding sequence ATGGCGGCAGCAGACGAGGTGAAGGCACAGGGGCCCAAGGGGCCGACCGCACCGGCGGGGCCCTCGGAGCCCGTGCGGATCGACAGCTGGATCTGGTCCGTACGGCTCACCAAGACGCGTTCCATGGCGGCGACGGCGTGCCGCGCCGGTCACGTCCAGCTCAACGGCGAGCGGGTCAAGCCCGCGCACACCGTGAAGGTGGGCGACGAGGTGCGGCTGCGCCTTGAGGGGCGGGAGCGGATCGTCGTCGTCTCGAAGGTCATCCGCAAGCGGGTGGGCGCGGCGATCGCCGCCGAGACCTATGTCGACAACAGCCCGCCGCCGCCCGCCCGCTCGGACGTGCTCGCGGCCGGGGTGCGCGACCGGGGCATGGGCCGGCCGACCAAGCGGGACCGCCGGGAGATGGAGCGGCTGCGCGGGCTGTAG
- a CDS encoding DUF2277 domain-containing protein → MCRSIKTLRPPALPEEATDEEIRAAALQYVRKVSGFRAPAAHNREVFDRAVEEIARATAELLEGLEIRGVPVRTPA, encoded by the coding sequence ATGTGCAGAAGCATCAAGACGCTCAGGCCGCCGGCCCTCCCCGAGGAGGCCACCGACGAGGAGATCCGCGCGGCGGCTCTCCAGTACGTGCGCAAGGTGTCCGGCTTCCGGGCGCCCGCCGCGCACAACCGCGAGGTCTTCGACCGGGCGGTGGAGGAGATAGCGCGGGCCACGGCCGAGCTGCTCGAAGGCCTGGAGATACGGGGAGTGCCGGTCAGGACCCCGGCGTAG